Within Hoplias malabaricus isolate fHopMal1 chromosome 16, fHopMal1.hap1, whole genome shotgun sequence, the genomic segment ctattttcttttaatGACGCTTGTAACTCATGCTTAAAGGCCATTTTgacagaaaatgtatttaaattaataattctTCCTTTTAGATTGtctgttcattctctctctctgtgggtaaaattaaaaaccccaaaaactaaaacaaaacacaacaataataataataataataataataaaacctcTGCACAGCAGTTGTTCTTCTCATTTGATCATTCTTATTCTCCCAGTATTTGGAAAGTATTTGAATGCAGTAAATGCATCTGTGTTTCCCTGCAGAGGACTCATCCATGGAACTAAAAGTAGGCTCCTACATTCTAATTGGTGTGGGCTCTTTCTCCATGCTGATGGGCTTCCTGGGATGTCTGGGAGCCATCTATGAGATCCGCTGTCTGCTTGGACTGGTAAGACTCACCAACACATGCAGAAACATTCATAAAATTGTACAAATTCTCTGAGTTGGATGGGGGGGGGTGTAATGAGTACATGGTAATTTTTATCACATGATGCTAAGTAGATTTACTTCCAAATAAAACCGTTTTAGAAGCTGTGTGCAGATATTCTAACATAACAGAACCCaaatgctttgtgtgtgttttacagtacTTCACTTGCCTGCTCCTCATCCTCATTGCTCAGGTGGTTGCAGCTGTCCTCATCTATTTCCAGAGAGACTTGGTGAGTTATGGTCCCCATACTGTAATCCTATAGCTTTTCTTAGTGCTGGCCTCAGAAAGCCTGTTTTACACTGAAGGAAATATACAGATGGTTCGCATGTGCCCCAGCTGGAGAGTTTAAAGAATCGTGGTATTGGATTTTCCAGTGTTCACAGAGTTCATTGCTGTAGTTCGTTTCTGAAACAATGCAAATGGACCTTGAGAGTCACCATCTGGCTCAGAATATAAAGACCTACTGCCCCCTACTGTATGAGCATGACATTACGCAGGGGTCTGTAATGGACATTTGGATACTGGTCGTGAGTTTTCCCTGAGAGATGTAAGATTTATGATGGATGTTACTGACGATCAGGACCATTacttacacatttataaacacgcacacacatgcacacaagcGGAAATCTGGGTTAGTGGATCTTGCAGCCAACTTCTTGTCTCCCCAAAGAGCTGAAGGAAAGCATCTGATATGCAGTAAAGCAGGAAATCGGCTTGGAGACACAGATATTGTCCCTGATCCATTAAGCTATTAAAAAATGACTTGGATTGACAGGTAACATCTTCCCCTGCTGAGAGACTAGacacacacaactggagcagGAGTGGGTTTTCCAATATAAatgctttttttctctcatgTTCACATCTCAAGCAGActagagagagatggagggtgtcTGTGgcagagaggaggagggggattCATGTTGTGATaacaattataaaatgtattttccaaTTCCTTAGTCAGCAAGGTGAATCTGTGGTCATGCACTTGAAGTTAGGTAAATACACCTGTCAGTCAGCTCTACTTTGAATTCCTTTGTGTTTTAGAACATTTTGTTCTGAGAGtgagatgtatttatttatttttgcatcatTCCATAAATGGTTCTGAATGTTTTGAAGGTAATTTCACTTTCTGTAATATATGTGAACTCAAACCAGTTTTTCATCATTTCAGTTGAGGGAAAAGACATCCAATATTGTGATCAAAATCCTGGAGAGCTACCATGGACAGAACAGGACTTCTGAGCAGGCATGGGACTACATCCAGAGGAATGTGAGTAGAGAAACAACACGCAGATTGCCCTGGCATTCACCGTGGGTTTTAGTAAAATAACAAGTGTGAGTTATTATGTATCAGTGTGATACCCACACTTATTCTCTGAGGCTATTCTTCTCGAATGTTGAAGCACTTGCTGGTGTGGAGAGTGAGGGAGTATGACACTGACACTCGGAGAAAGAAACACAAGGAGAGAGTCTTGGCTTCTTTGTCAGCACCAGTGCCAGAAAATTAGAATTCAAGGATTTGTAACTACATTCATTGAAGACTCATGTGGTTGTAAAACTATGTAGCTCTTGCTTGTGGGACATATAAtttatgtaattattaataCATAAAATCTGCATTTCCCTGAAAAgcaacagcaaaacaaaaattcaAAATCAATTCAAATGTCCAAAAGCCAGTAGACACCCTTTTTAATTAGTGTTCAGCTATTTTAAGTCACACCAATTGTCGAGATAGACCTTGCACTTTGCAAGCAccgcttgtataatctccatgaGCAATCATCAAATGAAATGGGAAATTTTTGGAGCAACTGCACCATGCCCAGTGACAAGCATCAGCTAGAGGGAAACAAAGCCTCTCAGGATTGGACTGCGTTTTCTGAAGTAATGGAGGTCCATTCAGTAGATTTGGGTTGTGATCAAATCATTCAACAACAGTGCTTGACCTCACTACACTTGTTGCTGAATGCAGTCCACTCTTCGCAGAAATAGTCCCAGAATATGCTGTAAAggcttctcagaagagtagaagctgttgctGCAGCAAAATGGGGCTACTTACTAATGCCTTTGATTTCATAAGAAATGTTGCATGAGCAGGTGTCCCAGTACTTTTGGACTCGGTGTACTGTTAACAGTTAAATGATTGTCTCCCTGTGTACATCTAGTGGTCAGAAGTCTAAAAGACACCTGCAACTATGTCTCTGTTCTCAAACTCTGTCTTTTCGTTGTTTTTGACTTGTCACAGATGCACTGTTGTGGCTGGAAAGAGAGCACAGACTGGAATGTGAACGCTGTGATTTTTAACAGCTCTCAGATGTTGTACCCATGCTCCTGCCGCAACACCTCCATCACTGGAGACAACGGTACAGATAGTGGCTTCTGCGAGGCCCAGTCTCCTAACTGGCCTGTTTATAGCACGGTAAGCAGGGTGTAAATATCTGATCAGTATTTCTTTCTGATTTAGCATTGTGCACAGATATTGGCTGatacacataaatattaataacatgcTAATGTTGATGCAGTAGCAATACAAATAGACGTTATCTCACTCACATGCTGTAACAAAGCTTTCTGATATTTGACCAAGACCTGTTTTTAGGACATACACTTTTAGTAGAACACATCTAGCGTTGGAGTAATATTCTCTTGAAGCTCTTGAACAGCTGGATTAGGTGTGATCATGTTACTTCAGCTGTGTCTGTAAACCAAACCAGTTTATACATTCTTTCATGCTTGTAAGGAAACAACTATCTGGTATGTGCCAAGGCCTTCCTTATGCTTTGTACTTAACATTCATGTTCTgtatttttccttgtttttatttataagcTGTTTGTGAAGAGCTCCTCTGTGTTCCCTTATAGGGCTGCATGTCCAGTGTGGAGAGCTGGCTCTTCACAAACTATGGAGTCATTCTAGGAATCTGCCTCGGGGTGGCTGTTATTGAGGTATTCCATATCTCCTCTTCACTTGCCTATGTTCTTGCACGCCttgtacattcatttatttacctcAAATTTTTCTGTCACTTCACGCTGTGTCAGTCGTAATGTAGCGTTGTTCTTTTTTGGAGTGGAAAATTTCACGATCCATTTACCAGATTTTCAGCCTCAGCTCAGCACACTGACTAACAATTGTTCCTCCTACAGCTTCTTGGCTTGATCCTGTCCATGGGCCTGTGTAAGAGTGTACACCAAGAAGACTACACCAAAGTGCCAAAATATTGAGGAAAATAGcgcacatatgcacacacacatactcacactttTGAGATCTTTTGAGTTTACATGTTTGCTTAAGTCCTACAAAAATGTTcccaaaaacaaaaagtaagctttataaatgtaaattaataggCTATCACTTGGatagtgtttatatttttcatctTACAAGGTAAATTGTAGCACCTCTTAAAAGCAGTTTAAACCCACGGAGAGCACCACTAAATCTGCAGGttagggttgttttttttttttgttttgtttttttttggttttgttttgtttttttttagtctttTCTATTAAGTATTTCACAATTAGGTAGAAGATGCATTTTCGTGTCTGCATTTGTAAGAAACAATTTGTTAGATCTTTTCATTCAGTGCCATTTGTGAGGTACTATTAACAAAATTGTGACAGTGCCAGGAAAGTGGGAAAAGCTGCCCATATGAAGGAACAAAAGGCTTATGACTGGTTCTACAGCCACCCTATAATCTCTTATTCCACACTGCTAGTCTTCATGCTGAAGCTGTTCAGTCTACTTTTAGTATTCGTATTCACAGCAGTCACACTCAAAGCTAAGGTTTATTGCATGATTTttgttttgcctttttttttttttttttttttttatatatataaatctgtaCATGAGTGTTGTTTAGgttatgttgttgttgctgtttttttttttttttttagtttgtacATACTTTTAGCTTTAATTAGCATGTCATTTAAGACTTTTTTTCAACTGTTTTGAGTTGATATTTCCTTCtgtaatgttttttaatgtacaGAAAACATATTTTGGGTGGTTTTATGTTCCTTAGATGTTTGGTTTGGTCAGTATTTTAAAGGGAATGAACACAAAAGTTATTCATTATAAGAAACAACTCTGCCATTTAGCCCCCAAGGTGACTGCAACCATTTTATTTCTGCCATTTTCTTGCTTCACCCCTAATGACAGCTTCTCAAACCACTGCTTATATCTGAACTGCTTAATTGTGAATCTTTTTATGTGTTAAATGAAAGTAGAACCTCcaaaaattcatttatttagtaactTGACTGTGATCTCTGTAGCAGCACTCTGCTATTCTTTTAAGGAAAAAAAGCatacttaaaataaaaaaaataaataaataaaaaaacttcATAAGTCTTAAGGTTTCAGTTGTTCTAATTCTTCTAGATCAGGGATTTTTAATCATTGTGTACATTAAGACAAAGTGACTCTGAAATAGTGTGTTCAGGACACgttttttgtttgtaatttgAAAAACGGAGCAGGAAAATTGAATGATTTTTATTTAGGTCACAAAAAAGAATTCTTAATTTTTATGGTACAAGGAGAATGTTTTTGTTGGAACCTTTTTATATACTTGGAATACATGCTCGACCAAGTACAAATGAAATAGAACGACTGTTAAACTGTTCCTTTGTTCTGTCTGTTACAATAAAGTGAACTCACCCTATTTTGTTGTCAGCACCTATTTTGTGAtgtagtgtaaaaaaaaaaaccaccacTTTGTTACATTACAAACTCCATTTCTTGCATTGAATGACTTATTTGTTCTACAAATGTAGAAATTGATGCCAGCCACACTTTGTTGATTGCATGGTCTATATACATACACTAGATGGCAGTAGTAGATTTCCAGGAAAACTGCACCAAGCCCTGTTCATTGAAAATGCATTTAACAGAGGAAAGCATTAGtgcaaaaatgtacaatttcaGTTGGCAAAACACCCGCATTTTCTGCCTAGTTATCTTCTGTCTAGCAAAGACCACAGCTGCATTAGAATTAATTAAACCTTTTGATATTTAAAAATTGAGAACTGTGAATAGTTATTTGGCTTTtcaatgatttaaatatttgttatttcACTGAATTATTTGTGATTGTGTTAGAAATAATGTGATCTGTAGCCTGAGTGACCCCCTACGTGCCAGATGACAGTATTCCTTCATAACTGGAGCTATTTTCAGCTGTCTCCAGGGATCTGGAATCCACTGTTGCTCCTCTCTCAGTACAATGGCTGCCCTTTCCTCCTTTATCTGGAAAGCGTTAACTGACAGATCTCACCCCTCCTTCCCCAACAGTGGAGGCCCATTTCCACCTGCTAGTGCCCTTAATGTCCGGCTGCAGACACCTACATATCCTGTTTTTCACATGCACTTTTAAATGAAGCAAAGCAGCTCGAGTGTTGCTATATTTTCAGATTCTTAGTAAATGTACACCCCTGGGTCCTACAAGTGTTCAAAGAATATTTTATATGTGGTGATGTTTGAGTATTAAAGTGGCATTTAAAAAGACTTAGCCCTCTCTGAGCAAAGACGGGTTAGCTGTAGGCTTGCTTTTAGATTTTAGATATTTCCCTCTCTAAGCTCTATTTTCAAGGTCAGGTGgcattgcattaaaaaaatggCATGCTTCTGTTAACATTGCTACAGGAATACTGCCACACTGTTTCCAATTCATCTATTATTGGTGCATGATTGTtaagacagttctacacaccaTGTAGGCCACAAACTGCTTTCAGTTTTGTGCTCTTCAGAAACAGACTGATAGACAGTGAAAAGTTGTATTGTGGTCTAGGTCAAGCTTTCATATTGTTCATATAGATGATGGGTGTTTATTTACTATGggcaaaaaaagaaatgatACCTCCAGATTTGTGACATCAAAAAGCTCAAAAGCCACAAGTTGTTATGGTATAGAGGTGTTAGCACATTTGTGAAGGCACCACTAACCCAAAAAGATATATACATCTTTAGCAGGAGCAAATGCTGCTTTGTACACAATGTCCCTTTCAGAGACATCCATAATTATTTCAACATGATGACACTAAACCGCATTCTGCACTTGTTACAACAGCATTGCTGCATAATTAGAGAGTGCAGGTGCTAGACTGACCTTCCTGCCATCCAGACCTGTCTCCTATTGAAAGTGTGGTGCATAATGAAGCACAAAATATACCAACAAAGGCCTCATAAAACTGTGCAGATGAGGACTTATGTAACTGaggtttagaaaaaaaatcaaaataaaaaatctacTTTCAAAACTGGGACAGATCTTCAAACTCCTattatgtgttttttaaataaatggggATGTAACACATTGAGcatatattgaaaaaaaaattacagggTATTATATTTGTACTGTATTCAGTTTAATAACTGCCAGTTTTTTCTAATTGCATTTTgttcacaaaaacacattttttctgTCAGAGCAGTACATCTTAGCCAAGAACGTTTATTTATAAGAATGATTCTCCTGCCCAGAATACAGGATTAGACCACGATGTGTGCTGAGAAATGTAGAATGTATGATTCCACAAGCTTTAGATAACACTCTGGTGTGAGAGATTTGTTCAGGGTCATTACAGTCTGCTCCCACATGTTGAAGCATGATTGCCTTGATTCTAATTCTAGACACACACTGGCTCAGGAAAGGAGTGCTGCTTTACATTACATtctgaagaggaaaaaaatgaagaGAAGGGGGCTGCTGATGTTATGAATGGAATATTGAGCTTGGTCATGCTCTAAAAAGCACTCACCCAATGCAATGAGCTCAGCTATtgtctccagtgtgtgttcatctACTGCTTGTCAGGATCCGGGCCTGTACCCAGCCACAGGTCAGAATTGGAGTGGAAAACAGAGATGGGCTGTTTACCTGAGGTGTAATCGCACACAGCCGCACCGCACCTGGGCTCCATTAACCTATGGTAATGTATCTGTCAAAGTGAAGCAGCTTGCATCACTCTTCCTCAGTTTTCCTGAGCTAATGCTCCATCAGAAGCCTCTTCTACACTCAGAGCTACACCTGTAATCAGAGAGAAGAGGATTACGTTAGAACTGACCTGCTCTTTGTCTAGTGTGAAAACTTAACAGTAAAGTCTGATCACACATGGCCAGTCTGTAAAACAATGGCAGCAGCTGTTCTAGATAGAGCAGTTCTATTTAAAGGGCTCATACATGAAAATCTGgacatttttgcttttttaaaaaaaaaatacagtaaagtgGATTTAGTTATTTGGCAACAGGTCAGTCTCTCTGGGTTTAAAAACAGCACCTCAAAGTGGCAGAGTTTTTCCAATGTAAAGAAAGGTTGGGGTTTGCCATTTGTTGAAAGACACCCAGGTAAATAGTGAAAAGATTAAAGAATAATGTTTCTTaatataaaacagcaaagaACCTTGAGGGTTTCTTCATTTACAGTACGTAATATTACATGCGGACACTGGTGTGTGGTGTAACTGCCCCTAATTTATTATGCGTGTTCACTGACACCTatgtgttaaatgcagaagtCAAATTTTGTTATCCTGTTGTACAATTACCATAAAACttgatttttcatttatttcagcctacagcagtttagccccacctGTGTTTCAGTCTGGACTACATTTTGGCACAATACAATACACAACAGCTAATCCAAaggcatttacacacacacacacacacacacaaagagcagTTTTAAAGACCTTAATATTTAATACTGCAGGGACAAGAAAAGTAAGATAAAGCAGTTGGGACAATGGccatgtaaaaatgaattatgacTGGTTTTGGTATAACAACCCAAACTAACATTATAACTGGACCTCAGgggaaaatatgaaaaatatgttGGGCCCTAAGAATACAAACATATGTTTTATAAAGCTGAGCTCTTTAGAGGCAAGTTTGAGAATAGTTTTTCCAGTTGGTATTGACTGGGCCTTCATTCTATTTTATTGTAGATTAGTATTCCATTGGTACTCTAATAATATTGCCTTCTTaaagagagccagagagagctTGACTTAGACCAGGCAAATGTAATGACCGCTGTGAGAAACAGCAGCTGACAGGAAGGAACAGAGACACATGTGTGACTGCAAATACAGGACACAGtgctgtcattcacacacacacacacacacacacacagtcgtgCTGCTCATTctcatcaaaataaataaaattttacttCACAGACATGGCCTATAAAGAAAATAGGAAGGTCTGGTAATGGAGAGAAAGATTTGAGCAAGAAGGTCAAAGTtcagaaatgtattatttttctaattttaGGGCAATAAAACCCctatatactatactatactatactatactatactatacttaCTGGTTAATATACTGGTTTAGTAAGCAAAAAATAGTCATGTTACATATGCAATACATACCAGTCTGATGTGAATGATATCCAGTTGTATGCAATATTTATGCACACGTGGCCACACGTTGTAGTAAGTTTTGCTGAATTTCATCAAACCTACAGAGATCAAATGTATATCCTCTACGGAGACCACAATTCTGCACGTTAGCAATATTTGTTTACTTGATTTAACATATtgggaaattaaattaaataaataaataaatatatatataaatatatatatatatatatatatatatatatatatatatatatatatatatatatatagctcacACAATTGTGACACATTGTATGTGGTAAATTagcatttttttccatttttaaaccacaaacaaactaaacttGGTTATTAAATTATGcagaaaaatacagtaaataatttCCCTTTAGAGGACAGGAAGGCATGTACATACACGTTATTTGGCCATGCGCgctcaaacttttgcacattACTCTCTTGTCAGGTCCACTGCCTGTTTGTTACTTGCAAAATGACTCACCCTCGCTGGTCTTGTATTCCTGCACTTAAGCAGTGGAGCATGGCTTAAGCTGGAGGAGCACATTGCCCCATAGGGACTGTAGCTGTTTTCTCACAAAGAGGagaagacagaagagagagagagagagagagagagagagagagagagagagagagagagagagtgatagacaGCATGAGAGGTAAAGGAGAGTGTTCTGACTGATCCTCAGAAGGACTGAGGCTAAGGGTCCAGACTTGGAGGGGCTCCAGCTTTTCAGCCAAGCTCTACAGGACTGCTGGTGGCACATCTGGAATTCTGATCTTCATGGGCACATAGCAGCAGGACCAGGGCTTGGCCTAGAGCCAGGGTCTGCTTCCCCTTCTCTTCAAGACCAGATGGATACCTCACTCAGTGAACCTCCTCAGGATTCCTCCCCTTGATTTGGCATTGCCTTGTTAGAGCCCAAGGAGGAAATGACCTATTGGTTACTGACAAAGAAAGCCACTGTGAGTCGATCCGTGCTGGGTCAAAATCTCAAGTCTAAAGAGTCCAACAAGTATGTAATGTTTCTTAATGTTACCTTGCTGTCTTTTCAATTCAGttcacaaaaaaaggaaaataaataaataaataaataaataaattagtgtGAGTTTGGTGtcatctccctgtgtctgcgtgggtttccaaaaaacacgtttgtaggtggattgatgactcaaaagtgtccgtaggtgtgagtgtgtgagtaaatgtgtgtgtgtgtgtgtgtgtgtttgtgtgtgtgtgtgtgtgtgtgtgtgtgtttgtgtgtgcgtgtgtgtgtgtgtgtttgtgtacgtgtcaccctgtgaaggactggccctgTGAAGTTCCTGCctcgcgcccagtgattctgagtagactatggacccaccacgaccctgaactggataagggttacagactatgaacgAATGCCTCACAGCAAGCTCATACCAGTCACTGAAGA encodes:
- the cd82a gene encoding CD82 molecule a, which codes for MGKGCITTTKYFLFLFNLLFFIFGALIMGFGLWILLDNQSFIKVLQDSSMELKVGSYILIGVGSFSMLMGFLGCLGAIYEIRCLLGLYFTCLLLILIAQVVAAVLIYFQRDLLREKTSNIVIKILESYHGQNRTSEQAWDYIQRNMHCCGWKESTDWNVNAVIFNSSQMLYPCSCRNTSITGDNGTDSGFCEAQSPNWPVYSTGCMSSVESWLFTNYGVILGICLGVAVIELLGLILSMGLCKSVHQEDYTKVPKY